A genomic region of Microtus ochrogaster isolate Prairie Vole_2 chromosome 15, MicOch1.0, whole genome shotgun sequence contains the following coding sequences:
- the Amhr2 gene encoding anti-Muellerian hormone type-2 receptor — translation MLGTLGLWTLLPAVAQVSPNRRTCVFFEAPGVRGSTKTLGEVLDARPGTPKSIRCLYSHCCFGIWNLTHGQAHVEMQGCRDSDEPGCESLHCDPIPRAHPRLGSTLFTCSCGTDFCNANYSHLPPSGDPGAPGPQDPQSTSGGPVWMALLLLGMFLALLMCSVILAVLQRKTCGVQGGSDPEPGAGRDCGDCEELPELAELCFSQVIQEGGHAVVWAGRLQGEMVAIKAFPPRAMAQFRAERAVYQLPGLQHDHIVRFITAGQGGPGPLPSVPLLVLELYPKGSLCHYLTQYTSDWGSSLRMALSLAEGLAFLHEERWQDGQYKPGIAHRDLSSQNVLVREDRSCAIGDLGLALVLPGLAQPPASAATQPGGPAVILEAGTQRYMAPELLDRTLDLQDWGTALQRADIYSLALLLWEILSRCSDLRPDRRPPPFQLAYEAELGSNPSACELWALAVEERRRPRIPSTWSCPTTDPEGLRELLEDCWDADPEARLTAECVQQRLAALAYLQVASSFPESCPSAPGSAPLPCRPQQASCHLSVQQGPGSRSPQPVSTSVHV, via the exons ATGCTGGGGACACTGGGGCTTTGGACTCTGCTTCCTGCAGTTGCACAAG TGTCCCCAAACAGGAGGACCTGTGTGTTCTTTGAGGCTCCTGGAGTACGGGGAAGCACAAAGACACTGGGGGAAGTGCTAGATGCAAGACCAGGGACCCCCAAGAGTATCCGCTGCCTATACAGTCATTGCTGCTTTGGCATCTGGAATCTGACTCATGGCCAGGCACACGTGGAGATGCAAG GATGCCGAGACAGTGATGAGCCAGGCTGTGAGTCCCTGCACTGTGACCCAATCCCCCGAGCCCACCCCCGCTTGGGCTCTACTCTCTTCACATGCTCCTGTGGAACTGACTTCTGTAATGCCAATTACAGCCATCTGCCTCCTTCAGGGGACCCAGGGGCTCCTGGCCCCCAGGATCCCCAGTCTACCTCAG GTGGCCCCGTCTGGATGGCATTGCTCCTGCTGGGGATGTTCCTTGCGCTGCTGATGTGTAGCGTCATCCTGG CCGTGCTACAACGAAAGACCTGCGGAGTGCAGGGTGGGTCAGACCCCGAGCCAGGCGCAGGCAGAGACTGTGGAGACTGTGAGGAACTGCCAGAGCTGGCTGAGCTGTGCTTCTCCCAG GTGATCCAAGAAGGAGGGCACGCAGTCGTCTGGGCCGGGAGGCTTCAGGGTGAGATGGTAGCCATCAAGGCCTTTCCCCCAAGGGCTATGGCCCAGTTCCGAGCTGAGCGAGCTGTGTACCAGCTGCCGGGCCTACAACATGACCACATCGTGCGCTTTATCACGGCTGGCCAGGGGGGCCCTGGCCCTCTGCCATCTGTGCCTTTGCTGGTTCTGGAACTGTATCCTAAG GGTTCCCTGTGCCACTACTTGACTCAGTACACCAGTGACTGGGGAAGTTCCTTGAGGATGGCTCTGTCCCTGGCTGAGGGCCTGGCATTTCTCCATGAGGAGCGCTGGCAGGATG GTCAATATAAACCAGGTATTGCCCACCGAGACTTGAGCAGCCAGAATGTGCTCGTTAGGGAAGATAGGTCATGTGCCATTGGCGACTTGGGCCTTGCTTTGGTGCTCCCTGGCCTTGCccagccccctgcctcagccGCTACTCAACCCGGAGGCCCAGCTGTCATTTTGGAG GCTGGCACGCAGAGGTACATGGCTCCGGAGCTCTTGGACAGGACTCTCGACCTACAGGACTGGGGCACAGCCCTTCAGAGAGCAGATATTTACTCCCTGGCTCTGCTCTTGTGGGAGATCCTGAGCCGCTGTTCTGATCTGAGGCCTG ACCGCAGACCACCACCTTTTCAACTGGCCTATGAGGCGGAACTGGGCAGCAATCCCAGTGCCTGTGAGCTCTGGGCCTTGGCAGTAGAGGAGAGGCGGCGCCCCCGCATCCCGTCCACCTGGAGCTGCCCCACCACA GACCCCGAGGGGCTGAGGGAGCTCCTAGAAGACTGCTGGGACGCAGACCCGGAAGCACGGCTGACGGCGGAGTGTGTGCAGCAGCGCCTGGCAGCCCTGGCTTACCTGCAggtggcttcttccttcccagagagCTGTCCTTCAGCACCGGGCTCTGCCCCTCTCCCCTGCAGGCCTCAGCAGGCTTCCTGCCACCTCAGTGTTCAGCAAGGCCCTGGCTCCAGGAGTCCTCAGCCTGTCAGTACTAGTGTTCATGTGTAA